The Vibrio navarrensis genome has a segment encoding these proteins:
- the hpf gene encoding ribosome hibernation promoting factor, with amino-acid sequence MQINIQGHHVDLTDSMQDYVHSKFDKLERFFDHINSIQVVLKVEKIHQIAEATLHVNHGEIHASSDDENMYAAIDSLVDKLVRQLNKHKEKLNSH; translated from the coding sequence ATGCAAATCAATATCCAAGGCCATCACGTTGATCTTACCGATTCAATGCAAGACTATGTTCACTCCAAGTTTGATAAGCTTGAGCGATTTTTCGACCACATCAACAGTATCCAAGTGGTCCTGAAAGTTGAAAAAATTCACCAAATCGCTGAAGCTACGCTCCACGTTAATCACGGTGAAATTCATGCCTCATCCGACGATGAAAACATGTACGCTGCCATAGACTCCCTGGTCGATAAACTCGTCCGCCAGTTAAACAAACACAAAGAAAAACTTAACAGTCATTAA
- the ptsN gene encoding PTS IIA-like nitrogen regulatory protein PtsN, whose translation MQLSTILSLNCTKSAVQCSSKKRALEIISNLVAEHTGQDSTALFECMLSREKMGSTGIGNGIAIPHARMTSADHAVAVLLQCEQPIEFDAIDNRPVDLLFALLVPEEQCKEHLKTLSSMAERLSDKQVLKMLRNAKSDQELYDIMVSEQQDA comes from the coding sequence ATGCAACTTAGCACAATACTTTCACTGAACTGCACCAAGAGTGCAGTTCAGTGCTCTAGCAAGAAAAGAGCCCTCGAAATCATCAGCAACCTCGTTGCGGAACACACTGGCCAAGATTCCACTGCCTTGTTTGAGTGTATGCTCAGTCGAGAAAAAATGGGCAGCACGGGTATCGGTAACGGTATTGCCATTCCCCACGCACGCATGACGTCCGCTGACCACGCGGTCGCCGTTTTACTGCAATGTGAGCAGCCGATAGAGTTTGACGCCATCGACAACCGTCCGGTCGACCTTTTATTCGCTCTTTTGGTGCCAGAAGAACAGTGCAAAGAACATCTGAAAACCCTTTCCTCAATGGCAGAACGCCTGAGCGACAAACAGGTGTTGAAAATGTTGCGCAATGCCAAAAGCGACCAAGAGTTGTACGATATCATGGTCAGCGAGCAACAGGACGCCTAA